One Thermicanus aegyptius DSM 12793 DNA segment encodes these proteins:
- a CDS encoding FMN-binding protein, whose protein sequence is MAKMGKKWIFLCSAALGAIYAAEYVITEAPPDTQNRSNAEENIQSLPQPYQENLQTENVPSDSSAYSHSQSENTLTDNPQTEYNKAERNPTQSTNVQGTQSADKPTQSTNVQGTQSADKPTQSTNVQGTQSADKPTQSTNVQGTQSADKPTQSTNVQGTQSADKPTQSVQPKRVYQDGTFTGMGSNRRGSIQVSVTIKNDKITDVEIVNFAMHYSENDIIGLPDEVLKRQSAQVDNVSGATYSTRAFEDAVQDALDKAKNA, encoded by the coding sequence ATGGCAAAAATGGGAAAAAAGTGGATCTTCCTTTGTTCTGCAGCCCTCGGAGCGATTTATGCCGCCGAATATGTCATAACGGAGGCGCCTCCGGATACACAGAATAGGTCGAATGCAGAAGAGAACATCCAAAGTCTACCGCAACCTTACCAAGAAAATTTGCAAACCGAAAACGTACCAAGCGACAGTTCAGCATATAGTCACTCACAATCTGAAAACACGCTGACAGACAACCCGCAAACTGAATACAACAAAGCCGAGAGAAATCCGACCCAAAGCACGAACGTTCAAGGCACACAATCCGCGGACAAACCCACCCAAAGCACAAACGTTCAAGGCACACAATCCGCGGACAAACCGACCCAAAGCACGAACGTTCAAGGTACACAATCTGCGGACAAACCCACCCAAAGCACAAACGTTCAAGGTACACAATCTGCGGACAAACCCACCCAAAGCACAAACGTTCAAGGCACACAATCTGCGGACAAACCGACTCAAAGCGTTCAACCCAAAAGGGTTTATCAAGACGGGACCTTTACAGGGATGGGAAGCAATCGGCGCGGGTCGATTCAGGTGTCCGTTACGATTAAAAACGATAAGATTACGGACGTTGAAATTGTTAATTTCGCCATGCATTATTCGGAGAACGACATCATAGGGCTGCCTGACGAAGTGCTTAAGAGACAAAGCGCGCAGGTAGACAATGTATCCGGCGCGACGTACAGCACGCGCGCGTTTGAAGATGCCGTGCAAGATGCGCTCGATAAGGCGAAAAATGCATGA
- a CDS encoding FAD:protein FMN transferase, translating to MTKIKREKSKLYMDTVVQIQVFTETSKDEAEAKINRAFEAFQKIERACSRFNPDSELMRACRQIQRPVQVSPFLFEPLKFALEIAKWTDGIFDPTVGKAMEEQGFNRQYLTGKFMESPASVSATYRDIVLNERDRTVYLRKPMVIDLGAVAKGFAIDLAVNELKDLERFCVNAGGDLFAGGAEPGAGVWKIGIRHPTQNDRIIHTVEISNEAICTSGGYERKSPKRKGVHHLILPHTKQSPNDWISCSVIAPFAMLADAFSTAVFLSGVERGKSLIEEAELKGILITSGLQIMKVGGI from the coding sequence ATGACGAAAATAAAACGGGAAAAATCCAAATTGTATATGGATACCGTCGTCCAGATACAGGTCTTCACCGAAACATCAAAGGATGAGGCGGAAGCCAAAATCAATCGGGCTTTTGAGGCTTTTCAAAAAATCGAGCGGGCTTGCAGCCGTTTTAACCCTGACAGCGAATTGATGAGGGCTTGTAGACAAATTCAGCGACCGGTTCAGGTTAGCCCGTTTTTATTCGAACCTCTCAAATTCGCATTGGAAATTGCCAAATGGACGGACGGCATATTTGATCCTACAGTGGGAAAAGCGATGGAAGAGCAAGGTTTTAACCGCCAGTATTTAACCGGAAAGTTTATGGAAAGTCCCGCCTCCGTTTCGGCTACGTATCGGGACATCGTTTTAAATGAACGGGACCGCACGGTGTATTTACGAAAACCGATGGTCATAGATTTGGGAGCCGTGGCCAAAGGGTTCGCAATTGATCTGGCGGTAAACGAATTGAAAGATTTGGAAAGATTTTGCGTCAATGCAGGTGGAGATCTGTTTGCGGGAGGAGCGGAACCCGGCGCGGGCGTTTGGAAAATCGGCATCCGGCATCCAACGCAGAATGACCGTATCATCCATACCGTCGAAATATCCAACGAGGCGATTTGCACCTCCGGAGGTTATGAGCGCAAAAGTCCAAAAAGAAAAGGCGTCCATCATCTGATCCTCCCTCATACGAAACAATCCCCGAACGATTGGATTAGTTGCAGTGTCATCGCCCCTTTTGCCATGCTGGCGGACGCATTCTCGACCGCGGTGTTTCTGTCGGGGGTGGAACGCGGGAAATCGCTCATCGAAGAAGCGGAGCTAAAAGGAATCTTGATTACATCCGGATTGCAGATCATGAAGGTGGGAGGAATTTAA
- a CDS encoding phosphatase PAP2 family protein has protein sequence MLHVGSWEQEFLAWVTSGQGPIWNALAGIFTFMGTEDFFLLVIPAVFWTVSRKTGIQLFYVLMVTLFVNIILKDGLGVARPVGVEGVHSREIESAMVDSHYPNDSFPSFHAQSAAALFGFMALAVRRRWAWWMAAVLTALVALSRLYNGLHWPTDVLGGIALGALTVVVARYAAPAMESRPIAFKAAAVGVFAALMAFFLGNVGTKVSGALLGGGLGHLLEASVTELDPKRGKLPRKVLAIVIGFVGILVLRVGLKAAFPSGPVWDWLRYVLIGFWAFGLAPIMFVRAKLLQGARTSPSDSFNPSPPAPPVD, from the coding sequence ATGCTGCATGTAGGTTCTTGGGAGCAAGAGTTCCTTGCCTGGGTGACTTCCGGGCAGGGCCCCATATGGAACGCATTGGCTGGAATCTTCACGTTTATGGGAACAGAAGACTTCTTCCTCCTTGTCATCCCGGCTGTCTTTTGGACCGTTTCCCGGAAGACGGGCATTCAACTTTTTTATGTGCTGATGGTGACCTTGTTCGTGAACATAATCCTGAAGGACGGGCTAGGTGTGGCTCGGCCGGTCGGAGTCGAGGGCGTGCATTCAAGAGAGATCGAATCGGCGATGGTGGACAGTCATTACCCGAACGACTCGTTCCCGAGCTTCCATGCGCAATCGGCCGCGGCCCTGTTCGGCTTCATGGCGCTGGCCGTGCGGCGCCGGTGGGCCTGGTGGATGGCCGCCGTTCTCACGGCCTTGGTGGCGCTGTCCCGCTTGTACAACGGGCTGCATTGGCCGACCGATGTGCTCGGCGGTATCGCGCTCGGCGCGCTCACCGTCGTCGTAGCCCGCTATGCCGCACCGGCTATGGAGTCGCGGCCGATTGCGTTTAAAGCGGCCGCGGTCGGTGTCTTCGCTGCGTTGATGGCGTTCTTCCTGGGGAACGTCGGCACGAAGGTGTCGGGTGCTCTGCTCGGTGGCGGGCTCGGGCACCTCCTCGAGGCGAGCGTGACCGAATTGGACCCAAAGCGTGGCAAGCTTCCTCGGAAGGTCCTCGCCATCGTGATCGGGTTCGTCGGCATACTGGTGTTAAGGGTGGGGCTGAAAGCCGCCTTCCCGTCCGGTCCCGTCTGGGATTGGCTGCGGTATGTCCTGATCGGATTCTGGGCGTTCGGGCTCGCTCCGATCATGTTTGTGCGTGCGAAGTTGCTCCAGGGGGCGCGCACTTCCCCGTCGGATTCCTTCAATCCGTCTCCGCCGGCGCCCCCCGTTGATTGA
- a CDS encoding RnfABCDGE type electron transport complex subunit D — protein sequence MKFKQWFKTPKAYVLLTLVALLIIASLGSQDMRGILHAGVAVVVCVALDIICSLIKRRKRIMPDGAIITGLIISLILSTTSTWFIVIATSILAILSKHILVYRKKPIFNPAATGLFLSIPLFQSQQSWWGAFGDLPDWTLAFVLIGGYIATNRVNKFPQVFSFLAMYFVSLYIMAFYFHVGDIADALRPPFINATLFFALFMLTDPPTSPAKTGDQIVFSLLAAAVSVVVYGYFGGLMYLFIGLFVGNLYQVWKSSLSGKTVKQVRPEIKKGHNMPF from the coding sequence ATGAAATTTAAACAATGGTTTAAGACCCCGAAGGCTTATGTTCTGTTAACCTTGGTTGCTTTGCTTATCATCGCTTCCCTCGGTTCCCAAGACATGAGAGGCATCCTGCATGCCGGTGTTGCCGTCGTTGTCTGTGTCGCTTTGGACATCATTTGTTCCCTTATCAAAAGAAGAAAGCGAATCATGCCGGACGGGGCGATCATTACCGGATTGATCATTTCCCTGATTTTAAGCACCACTTCAACATGGTTCATCGTGATCGCCACCTCCATTTTGGCCATTTTGTCCAAACATATTCTGGTTTATCGAAAAAAACCGATTTTCAATCCTGCGGCAACCGGTTTGTTTCTGTCCATTCCCCTCTTTCAATCGCAACAAAGCTGGTGGGGCGCATTCGGGGATCTTCCGGATTGGACCTTGGCGTTTGTCTTGATCGGCGGTTACATCGCCACAAATCGGGTCAACAAATTCCCCCAAGTGTTTTCGTTTCTTGCCATGTATTTCGTTTCTCTATACATCATGGCCTTTTACTTCCACGTCGGAGATATTGCAGATGCGCTCCGCCCTCCTTTTATTAACGCGACCCTTTTCTTCGCCCTGTTTATGTTGACGGATCCGCCGACTTCGCCGGCCAAAACCGGAGATCAAATCGTTTTCAGCCTCCTTGCCGCAGCGGTGAGTGTGGTGGTCTATGGGTATTTTGGCGGTTTGATGTATTTGTTTATCGGCTTGTTTGTCGGAAATCTTTATCAAGTGTGGAAATCAAGCTTGTCCGGTAAAACCGTTAAGCAAGTTCGCCCTGAAATCAAAAAGGGCCATAATATGCCCTTTTAA
- a CDS encoding type II toxin-antitoxin system RelE/ParE family toxin, with protein sequence MSLLRDFPYAHKIYRSIKPLGEDDRMLPVKNCTVFYVVREEEKIVEIHRVIYAKMDWTKSIK encoded by the coding sequence ATCTCCCTGTTAAGGGATTTTCCTTATGCACACAAGATATACCGCTCTATTAAGCCTTTGGGAGAAGATGATCGAATGCTGCCTGTGAAAAATTGTACGGTTTTTTACGTTGTTCGGGAAGAGGAGAAAATAGTTGAGATCCACCGCGTAATCTATGCAAAGATGGATTGGACAAAATCGATCAAATAA
- a CDS encoding type II toxin-antitoxin system Phd/YefM family antitoxin, whose amino-acid sequence MPQIRPVSDLRNHFAEISRVVHETSEPVFLTKNGYGDMVVMSFEAYEKLQFESEVYFKLKEAELQAKQTHQRFSHKEVFDSLRKNLQEKVDGGNV is encoded by the coding sequence ATGCCACAGATTAGGCCGGTATCGGATTTGCGAAATCATTTCGCAGAGATTTCCAGGGTCGTTCACGAAACTTCCGAACCTGTTTTTCTCACAAAAAATGGATATGGAGACATGGTTGTGATGAGTTTTGAAGCATATGAAAAGCTACAATTTGAAAGTGAAGTGTATTTCAAATTGAAGGAAGCGGAACTGCAAGCAAAACAAACCCATCAGCGTTTTTCCCATAAAGAGGTTTTCGACAGTTTGAGGAAAAATTTGCAGGAAAAGGTAGACGGCGGGAATGTATGA